In a single window of the Dehalococcoidia bacterium genome:
- a CDS encoding excinuclease ABC subunit B (The UvrABC repair system catalyzes the recognition and processing of DNA lesions. The beta-hairpin of the Uvr-B subunit is inserted between the strands, where it probes for the presence of a lesion), giving the protein YGLGNPENFRSMGFELKVGDAVPRNDILQRLVEIQFERNDMELQPGRFRVKGDVIDLVPGYFNNIMRIELFGDEVERIREIDRNTGAVREELKYFYVYPARHFVTPESARARAVQTILAELE; this is encoded by the coding sequence CTACGGGCTCGGCAACCCGGAGAACTTCCGGAGCATGGGATTCGAGCTGAAGGTGGGGGATGCGGTGCCGAGGAACGACATCCTCCAGCGGCTGGTCGAGATCCAGTTCGAGCGGAACGACATGGAGCTCCAGCCGGGCCGCTTCCGCGTGAAGGGGGACGTGATCGACCTCGTCCCGGGCTACTTCAACAACATCATGCGGATCGAGCTCTTCGGCGACGAGGTGGAGCGGATCCGCGAGATCGATCGCAATACGGGGGCGGTGAGGGAGGAGCTGAAGTACTTCTACGTCTACCCGGCCCGCCATTTCGTCACGCCCGAGAGCGCGCGGGCGCGGGCGGTACAGACCATCCTCGCGGAACTGGAGC